The Lactobacillus acidophilus DNA segment GTGGAGCTAAAGCTTTCTTAGCTACTTCCTTTGCTTCTTCAAAATTATATGAAAGAGCAGGCTTACCAGTTAGTGGCACGTACATGTCCCACATTTGTAAATCTTTAAGTCCCAAAATTTTCTTCCGAAGTGCTACATAACGGTGAAGTAAATCAAGATGGGAGTCAACTTCTCGAATCAAAGTGTCGTAAACCTTGGTAGGTACGTTGTTTTCAGCTAAAGCTGCTTCACGAGCTGAATCATACTTGTGAACTTTAGCGTTATAATTGTGCTTCTTTACAACGCCGGAAAGCGTAGAAGCAAGTGAATTTTGGAATTGACCATAGCTTGCATAAAGCGTATCAAAAGCGCCTTTTCTGACATCACGGTTTTGTGATTGGATTAAAAGTGAGTACAAACCGTCAGACAATTGTTCCATATTACCATCGTCATCTTGAACGTAGCCATATTCCATGTCTGAATTAGTTAAAACGTTAAAGGTATTTTCTGAAACGCCCATGGCATCACTGGCATCTGCGATAATTTTTTCCTCTTCAGCAGGTAAAGTGTGGGGACGCTTATTAGTGATTGTCTCAAGATAGTGAGCATAATCGTTTAAACGAGGTTCATCCTTTTTGAACTGTTCAAACTTATCGGCAGGGATACTCAGAATTTCTGGGCTGATAAAACTAGTTACTGCCTCAAATTGGTTAACTAAATTTTGTGCGCGGCTTACATAACCTAAATAGTGAGAATTTGAAGTATCAACATCACTAGACATAGTTGCATAAACGTAAATATTTTCTACTTGACGTTTAACTGCTAAAATTTGGGTCAAACTTTCGTATAAGTCTTTGCCAGATTTAGTAAGGATTTTTTTAAAATCACCTAATTTTTCTACTTCATCTTTTGCATTATCAAAGGCTGCTTCCCAGTCTTCATCTGTCTTAAAAACACGGGTTAAGTCCCATTTTAATTCTTCTGGAACTTCACTTCTTGTTGGAATTGCCATATTTGTTTCCTCCTGAAAAATATTCCATCTTTGTTAAAGATGCATTTCGATGTAGAATTTAACTCAAAAACTAAGTTATTATTAATTATCGATAATTTTATTTTATATAGAGATTAAAAGTGATACAAATAAACTTGTATTAATTTTGAAGGGAAACGATACAAAGAATGGATCCAAATTCCAAACGTAGAGAAGATTATCGCAAACATTCATCATTAAATCTTCATCGCAATCATGCTTTGGCAGCAGATTCTTCATCTTTTAAAGCCGGTAACATGTTTGCTCGTTTTATTGGGGTGATCGCGTTATTAACCGTTTGTTTCGGTGTGGCATGGGCTGCTCATATGTATTTCACAATTCATAGTGCAGTTGATGGTAAAAATAATGGTAATGTTGCGACATCCGCTAAAATTTCGACTAGACAACCAGTTTCAGTATTGATTTTGGGAGTCGATCAAGGAATTGAAGGCCGTCATGACCGAGGTAACTCTGATACTTTAATTTTAGCAACAGCTAATCCGCAAAAAAATAAGGCAACGATGACATCTATTCCACGTGATACATTGGCTGATATTAAAGGTGATCCAGGTGACAAATACTTCATGTTTAGGGTTAACTCAGCTTATGAAATCGGTGGTAGTGAAGCAAGTATGAAAACTGTCTCAAATATGTTAAACGTACCGATAAACTATTATTTAGAAGTTAACATGAAGGCGCTGCGCAGTTTAGTTAACGCAGTGGGCGGCGTTGATGTAAATGTGCCTTTCGATTTCTCATATGATTGGTGTGACTTCCACAAGGGTAAGCAACACTTGAATGGTCGGCACGCAGTTGCTTATGTCCGAATGAGAAAAGAAGATCCGCGAGGTGACTATGGTAGACAACTCCGTCAGCGTCAAGTAATTGAAGCAATTGCTCATAAGGCTATGTCAGTTAATACAATTAGTAACTATCGTAAATTAATTGATATTTTTAACAAATATGTCAAGACTAACTTAACTTTTAACGATATGCTCAGTTTAGCTCTTAACTACCGTGGTTGTATGGGTAATTTAGATAGTGGCTATATTCAAGGTCATGATGCTTGGATTGACGGTTCGTCAATTCAAGTAGCCCCAACTGCAGAATTACAAAAAATTTCAAATAAGCTCAGAAAGAATCTGAATTTACCGGCTGAAACACTTGATAATGAAGAAACTCGTCAAAATGATTTGAATGATCAAAATAACCATGTAAAATGGGATGATCCTCAGGCATTTACTACTTATCGTATTTATGAGCAAAATGCAGATAAGCCAGCGGGCGGTTCAAATTCAGGCTATGGTGAAAATAAAGATACCAATTCAGGTAGTTCAACCACTTCCTCTAGTATGTCGAGTTCATCGGACTCATTAGGTAGCTCATCTTCGTCTAGTAGTAAGACTTG contains these protein-coding regions:
- a CDS encoding LCP family glycopolymer transferase, with amino-acid sequence MDPNSKRREDYRKHSSLNLHRNHALAADSSSFKAGNMFARFIGVIALLTVCFGVAWAAHMYFTIHSAVDGKNNGNVATSAKISTRQPVSVLILGVDQGIEGRHDRGNSDTLILATANPQKNKATMTSIPRDTLADIKGDPGDKYFMFRVNSAYEIGGSEASMKTVSNMLNVPINYYLEVNMKALRSLVNAVGGVDVNVPFDFSYDWCDFHKGKQHLNGRHAVAYVRMRKEDPRGDYGRQLRQRQVIEAIAHKAMSVNTISNYRKLIDIFNKYVKTNLTFNDMLSLALNYRGCMGNLDSGYIQGHDAWIDGSSIQVAPTAELQKISNKLRKNLNLPAETLDNEETRQNDLNDQNNHVKWDDPQAFTTYRIYEQNADKPAGGSNSGYGENKDTNSGSSTTSSSMSSSSDSLGSSSSSSSKTWKFHW
- the pepF gene encoding oligoendopeptidase F is translated as MAIPTRSEVPEELKWDLTRVFKTDEDWEAAFDNAKDEVEKLGDFKKILTKSGKDLYESLTQILAVKRQVENIYVYATMSSDVDTSNSHYLGYVSRAQNLVNQFEAVTSFISPEILSIPADKFEQFKKDEPRLNDYAHYLETITNKRPHTLPAEEEKIIADASDAMGVSENTFNVLTNSDMEYGYVQDDDGNMEQLSDGLYSLLIQSQNRDVRKGAFDTLYASYGQFQNSLASTLSGVVKKHNYNAKVHKYDSAREAALAENNVPTKVYDTLIREVDSHLDLLHRYVALRKKILGLKDLQMWDMYVPLTGKPALSYNFEEAKEVAKKALAPLGEDYLKHVDYIFNNRVIDVVESKNKVTGAYSGGAYDTDPYELLNWENNIDSLYTLVHETGHSVHSWYTRNSQPYVYGDYPIFVAEIASTTNENILTEYFLDHITDSKTRAFILNYYLDSFKGTLFRQTQFAVFEQFIHEADAKGEPLTADILDEVYGQLNQHYYGDSVEPGGDIALEWSRIPHFYYDFYVYQYATGFAAATALANKVVHGSEADRDAYLGFLKAGSSNYPTEIMKHAGVDMTKPDYLEDAFKTFEKRLAEFESLIEK